In one Umezawaea sp. Da 62-37 genomic region, the following are encoded:
- a CDS encoding HSP90 family protein — protein sequence MSHTFGVDLRGMIDLLSHHLYSSPRVYVRELLQNAVDAITARRELDPDAPAEVLIEPSDANADGVLRISDSGIGLSEREVHELLSTLGRTSKRDELGFTRQGFLGQFGVGMLSAFLVAEEIRLVTRSATGGPAVRWTADASGNYRVEVDDGARVEVGTTIELVPNRDAEHWLTADMVRALVTEYGDLLPVTVHVAGEAATTGDLPWSRRSDETGSDLTERMVDYGEGLFGFRPFDAIPIAVPTVGLTGVAFVLPEGVHPGTRQSHRVYLKRMLVGDGVEGLLPDWAYFVRCVVDSSALRPTASRESLYQDETLLAVRDELGKQVRDWLVRLDATDPERTSQLLSAHHLGIKSLARADDEMLRLVERWLPFETTEGAVPLRQFRRMHGTVLYVPNVDEFRQLAPVAQAQGIGLLNAGYAYDVEILDRLVAMDGAVAARQVQPGELLAALDHPEPLFDSELRSRLAEAGGVLDRHDCEAVTRDFDPVSLPALLITNVAGERKRDAEEISDDADPLWAELLSELVAEESTASQQLVLNCRNPLVRRLAALSDPALVELTVESLYVHALLQARRPMRPKDTAALNRSFLELLNRAVGDR from the coding sequence ATGTCCCACACCTTCGGTGTCGACCTGCGCGGGATGATCGACCTGCTCAGCCACCACCTCTACAGCAGCCCCCGCGTCTACGTTCGCGAACTGCTGCAGAACGCGGTGGACGCCATCACCGCCCGCCGCGAGCTGGACCCGGACGCGCCCGCCGAGGTGCTGATCGAGCCGAGTGACGCGAACGCGGACGGCGTGCTGCGGATATCGGACTCGGGCATCGGTCTGTCCGAGCGCGAGGTGCACGAGCTGCTGTCGACGTTGGGGCGCACGTCCAAGCGGGACGAGCTCGGGTTCACCCGGCAGGGTTTTCTCGGCCAGTTCGGTGTGGGGATGTTGTCGGCGTTCCTGGTCGCGGAGGAGATCCGACTGGTGACCCGTTCGGCGACGGGCGGGCCCGCGGTGCGGTGGACGGCGGACGCGTCGGGCAACTACCGGGTCGAGGTGGACGACGGGGCGCGGGTCGAGGTGGGGACCACGATCGAGCTGGTGCCGAACCGCGACGCCGAGCACTGGCTGACCGCGGACATGGTGCGCGCGCTGGTGACCGAGTACGGCGACCTGCTGCCGGTGACCGTGCACGTCGCGGGCGAGGCGGCGACGACGGGCGACCTGCCGTGGTCGCGGCGGTCGGACGAGACCGGCTCGGACCTGACGGAGCGGATGGTCGACTACGGCGAGGGCCTGTTCGGGTTCCGGCCGTTCGACGCCATCCCGATCGCGGTGCCGACGGTCGGGCTGACCGGTGTCGCGTTCGTGCTGCCCGAGGGCGTGCACCCCGGCACGCGCCAGTCGCACCGGGTCTACCTGAAGCGGATGCTGGTCGGCGACGGCGTCGAGGGGCTGCTGCCCGACTGGGCGTACTTCGTGCGGTGCGTGGTCGACTCGTCGGCGCTGCGGCCGACCGCGAGCCGCGAGTCGCTGTACCAGGACGAAACGCTGCTGGCCGTGCGCGACGAACTGGGCAAGCAGGTGCGGGACTGGTTGGTGCGCCTGGACGCGACCGATCCGGAACGCACGTCGCAGCTGCTGTCGGCGCACCACCTGGGCATCAAGTCGCTGGCCCGCGCGGACGACGAGATGCTGCGGCTGGTCGAGCGCTGGCTGCCGTTCGAGACGACCGAGGGCGCGGTGCCGCTGCGGCAGTTCCGCCGGATGCACGGCACGGTGCTGTACGTGCCGAACGTGGACGAGTTCCGCCAGCTCGCGCCGGTCGCGCAGGCGCAGGGCATCGGGCTGCTCAACGCCGGTTACGCCTACGACGTGGAAATCCTGGACCGGCTGGTCGCGATGGACGGGGCGGTCGCGGCGCGGCAGGTCCAGCCCGGCGAGCTGCTGGCCGCGCTGGACCACCCGGAGCCGCTGTTCGACTCCGAGCTGCGCAGCAGGCTCGCCGAGGCGGGCGGGGTGCTGGACCGGCACGACTGCGAGGCCGTGACGCGCGACTTCGACCCGGTGTCGCTGCCCGCGCTGCTGATCACCAACGTCGCCGGGGAGCGCAAGCGCGACGCCGAGGAGATCTCCGACGACGCGGACCCGCTGTGGGCGGAACTGCTGAGCGAGCTGGTGGCGGAGGAGTCGACGGCGAGCCAGCAGCTCGTGCTGAACTGCCGCAACCCGCTGGTGCGCAGACTGGCCGCGCTGTCGGACCCGGCGCTGGTGGAGCTGACCGTCGAGTCGTTGTACGTGCACGCGCTGCTCCAGGCGCGGCGACCGATGCGGCCCAAGGACACCGCCGCGCTCAACCGCTCGTTCCTGGAGCTGCTCAACAGGGCCGTGGGAGACCGATGA
- a CDS encoding tetratricopeptide repeat protein, giving the protein MTDKLAAEEQFTEAYHLPPGMPRHEALERAARAADAADHQQLAVSCRVALIRSCYDLGRYDLMLAPFAWCTAAEKRGPEDFGRWESHTFDWCHKWIANGLRRDPRFSRAQLEAVVEQFAARYRKHGFSQQPVHGVRATLALHVGDVDAYREHLTKFLALDRGPMSDCEACVVEDQASHLIRLGRHAEAVALAEPVLSQETTCTTQPQGILTALLPAFVALGDHDRASNAHLVACRLIKDDKLASYLNAHLEFCATTGHVTRGVDLLSGQLHRVHRSTSPAEAMDFAAAAALLLSRVTEDLVFDVPEADGVTTRTAPAAGLRAELEASALELAARFDERNGTSAVGDRVRETLARPDSGHVPLAVPVLTPAEVVDEPDELDLSSDPVDLAVRANAAFDHGDFITGSRLLRSLPADMDPLLPDGIAAQVMAKRLTAHAPRIAREDLLEGFADVVDRLDEADEPDLANRYRARLSVWRLPEDGLTTSLETAQRCVAEAETDGTPVTAVLARLVLAELLDHALEHGKAEFLIAEAHAQAEAEVPHLLSRVRVDRAEHLARRQDLTGALNAVTALLADELPESVRFDALRIRLRLETVLGRGDAASRTASALVERAARYPGRWRAEAHRLRAITIEELGLEATHLGELRDAVAACREFGGEAHTAQACYSLSGGYLKTGRLVEAAETLEEALRLVQSANAEAELGLQVRFRLGQTCAQLGENQAALRHLTTALEHIDDGEHWQRAVALDALANARRRLDQLVESSHTYAEAAECWELIEQPGEAAGSWVEAANVLPATEAAGGYAALLRAEVLLPGIEESGPRAHIAARIAAIRGYLHAQAGEFEQAIEQNAIAEQVAIELEDHGWQAFLVARGGRFRLRSGDAGAAEAAARRAAGLLGEETPVEVVAEVVSVLEDALSELDRPVGTDPLVRALTARLEG; this is encoded by the coding sequence ATGACCGACAAGCTGGCCGCCGAGGAGCAGTTCACCGAGGCCTACCACCTGCCGCCGGGGATGCCGCGGCACGAGGCGCTGGAACGCGCGGCGCGGGCGGCGGACGCGGCGGACCACCAGCAGCTCGCCGTGTCCTGCCGGGTCGCGCTGATCCGCTCCTGCTACGACCTCGGCCGCTACGACCTGATGCTCGCCCCGTTCGCCTGGTGCACCGCCGCGGAGAAGCGCGGACCGGAGGACTTCGGCCGCTGGGAGTCGCACACGTTCGACTGGTGCCACAAGTGGATCGCGAACGGCCTGCGGCGCGATCCGCGGTTCAGCCGGGCGCAGCTCGAGGCCGTGGTGGAGCAGTTCGCGGCCCGCTACCGCAAGCACGGCTTCTCGCAGCAGCCGGTGCACGGCGTGCGCGCGACGCTGGCGCTGCACGTCGGCGACGTCGACGCGTACCGCGAGCACCTGACGAAGTTCCTGGCGCTCGACCGCGGCCCGATGAGCGACTGCGAGGCCTGCGTCGTCGAGGACCAGGCGTCGCACCTGATCCGGCTCGGGCGGCACGCGGAGGCCGTGGCGCTCGCGGAACCCGTGCTGTCGCAGGAGACCACGTGCACGACGCAGCCGCAGGGCATCCTCACCGCGCTGCTGCCCGCGTTCGTCGCGCTGGGCGACCACGACCGGGCGAGCAACGCGCACCTGGTGGCGTGCAGGCTGATCAAGGACGACAAGCTCGCGAGCTACCTCAACGCGCACCTGGAGTTCTGCGCCACGACGGGGCACGTGACCCGCGGCGTCGACCTGCTCTCCGGGCAACTCCACCGCGTGCACCGCTCCACCAGCCCCGCCGAGGCGATGGACTTCGCCGCGGCCGCCGCGCTGCTGCTGAGCAGGGTCACCGAGGACCTGGTGTTCGACGTGCCGGAGGCGGACGGCGTCACGACGCGCACCGCGCCGGCCGCCGGGCTGCGGGCCGAGTTGGAGGCGTCCGCGCTGGAGCTGGCCGCGCGGTTCGACGAGCGCAACGGCACCAGCGCCGTGGGCGACCGGGTGCGGGAGACGTTGGCGCGCCCCGATTCCGGGCACGTGCCGCTGGCCGTGCCGGTGCTGACGCCCGCCGAGGTCGTCGACGAACCGGACGAGCTGGACCTGTCGTCGGACCCGGTCGACCTGGCGGTGCGCGCCAACGCCGCGTTCGACCACGGCGACTTCATCACCGGCAGCAGGCTGCTCCGGTCGCTGCCCGCGGACATGGACCCGCTGCTGCCCGACGGGATCGCCGCGCAGGTCATGGCGAAGCGCCTCACCGCGCACGCGCCCCGGATCGCGCGCGAGGACCTGCTGGAGGGGTTCGCCGACGTCGTCGACCGGCTCGACGAGGCGGACGAACCCGACCTGGCGAACCGGTACCGCGCGCGGCTGAGCGTGTGGCGGCTGCCCGAGGACGGGCTGACCACGAGCCTGGAGACCGCGCAGCGGTGCGTGGCCGAGGCCGAGACCGACGGGACGCCGGTCACCGCCGTGCTGGCCCGGTTGGTGCTCGCGGAACTGCTCGACCACGCGCTGGAGCACGGCAAGGCCGAGTTCCTGATCGCGGAGGCGCACGCGCAGGCCGAGGCGGAGGTCCCGCACCTGCTGTCGCGGGTGCGCGTCGACCGCGCCGAACACCTGGCCCGGCGCCAGGACCTCACCGGGGCGCTGAACGCCGTGACCGCGCTGCTGGCCGACGAGCTGCCGGAGAGCGTGCGGTTCGACGCGCTGCGGATCCGGCTGCGGCTGGAGACCGTGCTCGGCCGGGGCGATGCCGCGTCGCGGACCGCGAGCGCGCTCGTGGAGCGGGCGGCCCGGTATCCGGGGCGGTGGCGGGCCGAAGCGCACCGGTTGCGCGCCATCACCATCGAGGAACTGGGGCTGGAGGCCACGCACCTCGGCGAACTGCGCGACGCCGTGGCCGCGTGCCGCGAGTTCGGCGGCGAGGCGCACACCGCGCAGGCGTGCTACTCGCTCAGCGGCGGCTACCTCAAGACCGGCAGGCTCGTCGAGGCCGCCGAGACGCTGGAGGAGGCGCTGCGGCTCGTCCAGTCCGCGAACGCCGAAGCCGAACTCGGCCTCCAGGTGCGGTTCCGGCTCGGCCAGACGTGTGCCCAACTCGGTGAGAACCAGGCCGCGCTGCGCCACCTGACGACGGCGCTGGAGCACATCGACGACGGCGAGCACTGGCAGCGCGCGGTCGCGCTGGACGCGCTGGCGAACGCCCGCCGCAGGCTCGACCAGCTCGTCGAGTCGTCGCACACCTACGCCGAGGCCGCGGAGTGCTGGGAGCTGATCGAGCAGCCCGGCGAGGCGGCCGGGTCGTGGGTCGAGGCGGCGAACGTGCTGCCTGCCACCGAGGCTGCCGGGGGGTATGCCGCGCTTCTGCGCGCCGAGGTGCTGCTGCCCGGTATCGAGGAGTCCGGGCCGCGTGCTCACATCGCGGCGCGGATCGCGGCGATCCGGGGGTACCTGCACGCGCAGGCCGGTGAGTTCGAGCAGGCGATCGAGCAGAACGCCATCGCCGAGCAGGTCGCCATCGAGCTGGAGGATCACGGCTGGCAGGCGTTCCTGGTGGCGCGCGGTGGTCGGTTCCGGTTGCGGTCGGGGGATGCGGGGGCGGCCGAGGCGGCTGCTCGGCGGGCTGCCGGGTTGTTGGGGGAGGAGACGCCCGTGGAGGTGGTGGCGGAGGTGGTGTCGGTGTTGGAGGACGCGCTGTCGGAGTTGGACCGTCCTGTTGGGACGGATCCGTTGGTGAGGGCGTTGACGGCGCGGTTGGAGGGGTAG
- a CDS encoding IS5 family transposase (programmed frameshift): MNDVEKWCPEPLWQLAQPLLPDAPQRHQCGGRRRLDDRMVLAAILYVLRTGCAWSALPASFGVSTPTAHRRFTEWVEADVFARLHQVMLDLLGSAGAIDWSRASVDGMQVRAVKGGNLTGPSPVDRGKPGSKIHAMSDRGGLPLAVGVSAANRNDHLELEAVVDGVVPVKGPVGRPRHRPRKLHGDKGYDYLSCRKALRRRGIIARIARRGIESSKKLGRHRYVIERTLEWVSRFRRLARRYERKAAHFLAFAQLACAVICYRRAIKLDLLTHNNPK, from the exons ATGAACGATGTAGAGAAGTGGTGCCCAGAGCCGTTGTGGCAGCTGGCACAGCCGTTGCTGCCCGATGCGCCGCAACGCCACCAGTGCGGAGGTCGGCGGCGTCTGGACGATCGTATGGTGCTGGCGGCCATCCTGTACGTGCTGCGGACCGGATGTGCCTGGTCGGCGCTACCGGCGTCGTTCGGGGTCAGCACCCCGACCGCGCATCGCCGGTTCACCGAGTGGGTCGAGGCGGACGTGTTCGCCCGGCTGCACCAGGTGATGCTGGATCTGCTCGGCTCGGCCGGGGCGATCGACTGGTCGCGTGCGTCGGTGGACGGTATGCAGGTCAGGGCGGTCAAAGGGGGGA ATCTGACCGGCCCCAGCCCGGTCGACCGGGGCAAGCCCGGCAGCAAGATCCACGCCATGAGCGACCGCGGCGGTCTCCCGCTGGCCGTGGGTGTGTCCGCGGCCAACCGCAACGACCACCTGGAACTGGAGGCCGTCGTCGACGGTGTGGTCCCGGTCAAGGGGCCTGTCGGCAGGCCTCGTCACCGTCCGCGCAAGCTGCACGGCGACAAGGGCTATGACTACCTGTCCTGCCGCAAGGCGTTGCGGCGGCGGGGCATCATTGCCCGGATCGCCCGCCGGGGCATCGAGTCCTCCAAGAAGCTGGGCCGCCACCGCTACGTCATCGAACGGACCCTGGAGTGGGTTTCTCGGTTCCGACGGCTGGCGCGCCGCTACGAACGCAAGGCCGCCCACTTCCTGGCATTCGCCCAGCTGGCCTGCGCGGTGATCTGCTACCGCCGAGCCATCAAGCTGGACCTGCTTACTCACAACAACCCCAAATGA
- a CDS encoding RNA methyltransferase, with amino-acid sequence MSDHTRARRPEAAPFTERTPRVVAARRLTRRQGRDRAEQFLAEGAQAVREALAWAAAGRGQVHELFVTQAAAERNPSLMRTAIDEGVRVTEVTDKAAAGLSETVTPQGLIAVCDPVDVPLDTVLRTNPKLVAVLHGVTDPGNAGTVVRVADAAGADAVIFAGDTVDPHNGKCVRASTGSVFHLPIARTRDATDVFTACRAAGLRLVAADGYATDDLDTADVRGDLAHPTAWVFGSEAHGLPDSVIEQLDTSLKVPIYGGAESLNLATAAAVCLYASARAQRNA; translated from the coding sequence CTGAGCGACCACACTCGCGCACGACGACCCGAGGCAGCTCCGTTCACCGAACGGACACCTCGGGTCGTTGCTGCTCGGCGGCTGACCCGCCGCCAGGGCAGGGATCGCGCCGAACAGTTCCTCGCCGAAGGCGCGCAAGCCGTTCGCGAAGCACTCGCCTGGGCCGCCGCGGGCCGCGGTCAGGTCCACGAGCTGTTCGTGACCCAAGCCGCCGCCGAACGCAACCCGTCGCTCATGCGCACCGCCATCGACGAGGGCGTCCGGGTCACCGAGGTCACCGACAAGGCCGCCGCCGGCCTCTCGGAAACCGTGACCCCACAAGGCCTCATCGCAGTTTGCGACCCCGTCGACGTGCCGCTGGACACCGTGCTCCGCACCAACCCGAAACTGGTCGCCGTGCTCCACGGCGTCACCGACCCCGGCAACGCGGGCACCGTCGTCCGAGTCGCCGACGCCGCGGGCGCAGACGCCGTCATCTTCGCGGGCGACACCGTCGACCCCCACAACGGCAAGTGCGTCCGCGCCTCCACCGGCAGCGTCTTCCACCTGCCCATCGCCAGAACCCGCGACGCCACCGACGTCTTCACCGCCTGCCGCGCGGCCGGACTCAGGCTCGTCGCCGCGGACGGCTACGCCACCGACGACCTCGACACCGCCGACGTCCGCGGCGACCTCGCCCACCCAACCGCCTGGGTCTTCGGCAGCGAGGCTCACGGCCTACCGGACAGCGTCATCGAACAACTGGACACCTCGCTCAAGGTCCCCATCTACGGCGGCGCGGAAAGCCTCAACCTAGCCACCGCCGCGGCAGTGTGCCTGTACGCATCGGCCAGGGCACAGCGCAACGCCTAA
- the rplT gene encoding 50S ribosomal protein L20 yields MARVKRAVNAHKKRRTTLELASGYRGQRSRLYRKAKEQVLHSLMYAYRDRRARKGDFRKLWIQRINAAVRANGMTYNRFIQGLRLAEIEVDRKILADLAVNDPAAFSAIVELAKLAMPEDVNAPLAEDKA; encoded by the coding sequence GTGGCACGCGTCAAAAGGGCCGTGAACGCCCACAAGAAGCGCCGTACCACCCTCGAGCTGGCCAGCGGTTACCGCGGCCAGCGCTCGAGGCTGTACCGCAAGGCCAAGGAGCAGGTGCTCCACTCGCTCATGTACGCGTACCGGGACCGCCGGGCGCGCAAGGGCGACTTCCGCAAGCTGTGGATCCAGCGCATCAACGCCGCTGTCCGCGCGAACGGGATGACGTACAACCGCTTCATCCAGGGTCTGCGCTTGGCCGAGATCGAGGTCGACCGCAAGATCCTCGCCGACCTGGCCGTCAACGACCCGGCCGCGTTCTCCGCGATCGTGGAGCTGGCCAAGCTGGCCATGCCGGAAGACGTGAACGCGCCGCTGGCCGAGGACAAGGCCTGA
- the rpmI gene encoding 50S ribosomal protein L35 has product MPKQKTHKGTSKRIRVTGSGKLLREKAGKRHLLEKKSSKLTRRLSGTVEVAKNDVPRLKKLLGL; this is encoded by the coding sequence ATGCCGAAGCAGAAGACGCACAAGGGGACCTCCAAGCGGATCAGGGTCACCGGCAGCGGCAAGCTGCTCCGGGAGAAGGCCGGCAAGCGGCACCTCCTGGAGAAGAAGTCGAGCAAGCTGACCCGTCGGCTCAGCGGCACGGTCGAGGTCGCGAAGAACGACGTGCCCCGCCTGAAGAAGCTGCTCGGGCTCTGA
- the infC gene encoding translation initiation factor IF-3, with amino-acid sequence MTSPSNRGAPASTEPRINDRIRVPEVRLVGPNGEQVGIVRIEDALRLAQEADLDLVEVAAQARPPVCKLMDYGKFKYESAQKARESRRNQQLTVIKEQKLRPKIDPHDYQTKKGHVARFLSGGNKVKVTIMFRGREQSRPELGYRLLQKLAEDVAELGFVESNPKQDGRNMIMVLAPHKTTKTRPLKPDYGDGVDVAAEEDASAQS; translated from the coding sequence ATGACAAGTCCCTCGAACCGAGGTGCTCCCGCCAGCACCGAGCCGCGCATCAACGACCGCATTCGGGTGCCGGAGGTCCGTCTCGTTGGACCGAACGGCGAGCAGGTCGGGATCGTTCGCATCGAGGACGCGCTCCGACTCGCCCAGGAAGCGGATCTTGACCTCGTAGAGGTCGCCGCGCAGGCTCGGCCGCCGGTTTGCAAGCTCATGGACTACGGCAAGTTCAAGTACGAGAGCGCGCAGAAGGCCCGCGAGTCACGCCGCAACCAGCAGCTGACGGTCATCAAGGAGCAGAAGCTCCGACCGAAGATCGACCCGCACGACTACCAGACGAAGAAGGGCCACGTGGCCCGGTTCCTGTCCGGTGGTAACAAGGTCAAGGTGACCATCATGTTCCGCGGCCGCGAGCAGTCGCGCCCGGAACTCGGTTACCGACTGCTGCAGAAGCTGGCGGAGGACGTCGCCGAGCTGGGCTTCGTCGAGTCCAACCCGAAGCAGGACGGCCGCAACATGATCATGGTGTTGGCGCCGCACAAGACCACGAAGACGCGTCCGCTCAAGCCGGACTACGGCGACGGTGTCGACGTAGCGGCCGAAGAGGACGCGTCAGCACAGAGCTGA
- a CDS encoding recombinase RecA, translated as MTEQPEVNVRELSDVPSIEVISKAAVMLLSASAERLGLADEDPETSPRRDLDEARRLITALAGLITSSLEYLGPHAGPLRDGLQSVQRAFREASVVQDAPGAGPGEKYTGPVY; from the coding sequence GTGACCGAGCAGCCCGAAGTGAACGTCCGCGAACTCTCCGATGTGCCCAGCATCGAGGTGATCAGCAAGGCCGCGGTCATGCTGCTGTCCGCCTCCGCGGAACGCCTCGGCCTCGCCGACGAGGACCCGGAGACCAGCCCCCGCCGGGACCTGGACGAGGCCCGTCGCCTGATCACCGCCCTGGCGGGCCTGATCACGTCGTCACTGGAGTACCTCGGACCGCACGCCGGACCGTTGCGCGACGGACTGCAGTCGGTGCAGCGGGCATTCCGCGAAGCGTCCGTGGTCCAGGACGCCCCCGGCGCCGGCCCCGGCGAGAAGTACACGGGCCCGGTGTACTGA
- a CDS encoding tetratricopeptide repeat protein → MSTTFGDLLRTHRVRSALTQEELAAGSGVSVRAISDMERGRAKGPQRRTVEALAVVLGLDGAELRALLDTAKAGRMRHQVTAAPWALPPDVPDLTGRDEELRLLTAAATAGRQTEVVVVHGPPGAGKTTIAVHLAYRLAEQFPDGCLFVDLRGMDARPVPPGEVMHKVLRTLGVADERVPSREDERAELYRAELRSRSTALVLDNAADEAQVRPLLATGSGSLVLITSRQTLGGLEAGTRLALDVLSRKESVRLLGAIAGEHRVAAERSAAERVAELCGHLPLALRIAGNRLASRPRWTLGHLAEQLGDESRRLTALTSGDLRVRAAFLMSYQQLGPTTALVFRRMSLVPGGDVGPDLVAMAAGVDPLVAEETLEDLVDASLVETSGTAGRYVFHDLVRVFARERLVADESAAVVDEARWRTIDWLLSEARSSARMFGPDAGPEDQDRAGAWLRRETGHWIGALRLAHAAERHRTVLDVATAMHWYSDQRGDGALWHEVFRCGVDAARALGSRRDEAVQLNFLCWTLSVLLDEQEAALVVHHEALAAAVDSGDAAEQAWAVYYRSAVERRQGRLEESREFAERAVAAFEAAGDPVAAQFALSNLGIVLHQFGRYAESAEVHRRCVAFHRARVARRPEGHDREAVALNLLRLAANLTALRDWDAARVACEEALELARATGARHTEADTLVQLGAALHAQGDAAGAAARLREAVAMTDELRTTALVGMLILLGTVLDDLGETEGSRAYRLRALDICDRSQTVATRSLGAGLRRAMETPSTVRSDGHA, encoded by the coding sequence GTGTCCACCACGTTCGGCGACCTGCTCCGCACCCACCGAGTCCGCTCCGCCCTGACGCAGGAGGAGCTGGCGGCCGGGTCCGGGGTGAGCGTGCGGGCGATCAGCGACATGGAGCGCGGCCGGGCGAAGGGGCCGCAGCGGCGGACGGTCGAGGCGCTCGCGGTGGTGCTGGGCCTGGACGGCGCTGAGCTGCGGGCGCTGCTGGACACCGCGAAGGCGGGCCGGATGCGGCACCAGGTCACGGCGGCGCCGTGGGCGCTGCCGCCGGACGTGCCGGACCTGACCGGGCGCGACGAGGAGCTGCGGCTGCTGACGGCCGCGGCAACGGCGGGGCGGCAGACCGAGGTGGTCGTGGTGCACGGGCCGCCCGGCGCGGGCAAGACGACGATCGCGGTGCACCTGGCCTACCGGTTGGCCGAGCAGTTCCCGGACGGCTGCCTGTTCGTGGACCTGCGCGGGATGGACGCGCGGCCGGTGCCGCCGGGCGAGGTCATGCACAAGGTGCTGCGGACGCTGGGCGTCGCCGACGAGCGCGTCCCGAGCCGCGAGGACGAGCGCGCCGAGCTGTACCGGGCGGAGCTGCGGAGCCGGTCGACGGCGCTGGTGCTGGACAACGCGGCCGACGAGGCGCAGGTGCGGCCGCTGCTGGCGACGGGCTCCGGGTCGCTGGTGCTGATCACCAGCAGGCAGACCCTCGGCGGTCTGGAGGCGGGCACCCGGCTGGCGCTGGACGTGTTGTCCCGCAAGGAGTCCGTGCGGCTGCTGGGCGCGATCGCCGGTGAGCACCGGGTGGCGGCGGAACGGTCGGCGGCCGAGCGGGTCGCCGAGCTGTGCGGGCACCTGCCGCTGGCGTTGCGGATCGCGGGCAACCGGCTGGCGAGCAGGCCGCGCTGGACCCTCGGGCACCTGGCGGAGCAGCTGGGTGACGAGAGCAGGCGGCTGACCGCGCTCACGTCGGGCGACCTGCGGGTGCGCGCGGCCTTCCTGATGTCCTACCAGCAGCTGGGGCCGACCACGGCGCTGGTGTTCCGGCGGATGTCGCTGGTGCCGGGCGGCGACGTGGGGCCGGACCTGGTCGCGATGGCCGCCGGGGTGGACCCGCTGGTGGCCGAGGAGACGTTGGAGGACCTGGTCGACGCGAGCCTCGTGGAGACGTCCGGGACCGCGGGCCGGTACGTGTTCCACGACCTGGTGCGGGTGTTCGCGCGGGAACGGCTCGTCGCCGACGAGTCGGCGGCGGTCGTGGACGAGGCGCGGTGGCGGACGATCGACTGGCTGCTGAGCGAGGCCCGGTCGTCGGCGCGGATGTTCGGGCCCGACGCGGGCCCGGAGGACCAGGACCGGGCCGGGGCGTGGCTGCGGCGGGAGACGGGGCACTGGATCGGCGCGCTGCGGCTCGCGCACGCCGCCGAACGGCACCGGACGGTGCTGGACGTGGCGACGGCGATGCACTGGTACTCCGATCAGCGCGGGGACGGCGCGCTGTGGCACGAGGTGTTCCGCTGCGGCGTCGACGCCGCCCGCGCGCTGGGCAGCAGGCGCGACGAGGCCGTGCAGCTGAACTTCCTGTGCTGGACGCTGTCCGTGCTGCTCGACGAGCAGGAGGCGGCGCTGGTGGTGCACCACGAGGCGCTGGCGGCGGCGGTCGACTCCGGCGACGCGGCGGAGCAGGCCTGGGCGGTGTACTACCGGTCCGCCGTCGAACGGCGGCAGGGGCGGCTGGAGGAGTCGCGCGAGTTCGCCGAGCGGGCCGTGGCGGCGTTCGAGGCGGCGGGCGACCCGGTGGCCGCGCAGTTCGCCCTGTCGAACCTGGGGATCGTGCTGCACCAGTTCGGCCGGTACGCCGAGTCGGCCGAGGTGCACCGCAGGTGCGTCGCCTTCCACCGCGCCCGCGTCGCGCGGCGGCCGGAGGGGCACGACCGCGAGGCGGTGGCGCTGAACCTGTTGCGGCTGGCGGCGAACCTGACCGCGCTGCGGGACTGGGACGCGGCCCGCGTGGCCTGCGAGGAGGCGCTGGAGCTGGCCAGGGCCACCGGCGCCCGGCACACCGAGGCGGACACGCTGGTGCAGCTCGGGGCGGCGCTGCACGCGCAGGGTGACGCGGCGGGCGCGGCGGCCCGGCTGCGGGAGGCCGTAGCCATGACCGACGAGCTGCGCACGACCGCGCTGGTGGGGATGCTGATCCTGCTGGGCACCGTGCTCGACGACCTCGGCGAGACCGAGGGGTCGAGGGCCTACCGCCTGCGGGCGCTGGACATCTGCGACCGGTCGCAGACCGTCGCGACCCGGTCCCTCGGCGCGGGACTGCGCCGTGCGATGGAGACCCCTTCCACCGTCCGGAGCGACGGGCACGCGTGA